The genomic window ATCACCAAGCAATTGACACAACCTTCCAAATAACATGGCCTTCATGCGAAAACTTTCGTAGCATctatctatttttgattgatcattCAAAAGCTCCAAGATCCATGGCCAACCCTTCAATGCAGATGTTCTACATGGTCGTCATTCAATATAAGTTTGTACATGACTGTTATAATAATTCACAACACAAACATAGGCTTCAGCTAGCATCAATTTTCTATGATTATTCTGAATGTCCTCATACATGTTCTCAATCTCATCATCCTCTTTATTAATGTCATCCTCCAGATCATTCTCATCATCTTCATAAATGTCATCCTCCACATAATTCTCATCATCTTCCATGATCTgtcaaatttgagaaaaaaaattataaagcacatttgaaataaaaaatatatatttattttctcaaaaaatattcACATCTACCAACAAGCAAATAATCCATGAAGTTCAAACAACATTCACATCTACTAACAAGCAAATAATCTATGAAGTTCAACGAGCAGAGTGAAGTTTTCACAaacaaataataaattatttaacaAGCATTTGGCCTTTGTTCCCATTCGGCTTGCATGAACCTCAATTGGAGGCTTGGATCTTTTAACGCCATCAAGTGTTGCCTCCACCGATCATTTACCATCTTTCGCGCCTCAAATATCACCATCGACCCTTCAATGTCAAGTCCAGGTAATTCTTTCAAGTGTGAGATAGCCTCTTTAATTTCATTCCTAGACTTTTCAATGCGTGAAGTGCCCAAACTAGTCTCAAATGCAGTCACCAATCTCTCGAAATTGCTATTACTTATGCTTGACTCAGCCTGCTGTACAaatctatttcttttctttttcaaagagTGTAAAGTTGAACCCTTATCTTTAGGTTCAATATTAGCAGAGTCCTAGCCAAGCTCAACcacatcttcttcttgagtattaggatccaTACTTTGATGAACATGGCTAAAATTAGGGGTGTAGGTGTATACTCCAGTAGCTAAAATATCACTGAATAGCTTCTCCATCAACCCATAGTTTTGCAAAGGCTTTCCTCTAAACTTTGCAAAATCTTTATTCATCTACATATGTTAGAAACCAACAATCAGATAGTACAAAAAAGTACAAGTAATAATGCAAAACTTAAACATATTAGCAACTTACCATAATCTTGTCATGCCACCATtcatctaatgcagtgatggtGCCATTCTCCTCATGCCAACCAACTTCTGATTGCAGTCTTTtcaaattttgataaattttccaGTCAATTTTTAGTGAATCCCAATGATTTCTAAATTATTTGTTTATATACTCTTCATCGATTATTTTCTTAAACTTTGAGGCTACATTCTTCCAACCATCAGCATTCAAATAAGTACTAGGCCTATATCCTTTCTTTGCTTCACCAATACAAAGATCAAGAAAGATTTTTGTTGTATTTGGATCCCAATGAGTTGACATACTGAAACATACCAGCAGTAAATGTATGTGTGTGCgtgtgattttagttttcaatagcgaaagaaaaaaaaagtggcaGAAAAGAAATAggcataaatgaaaaaaaatagtgGCAGAGAAGAAACaggcagaaaagaaaaaaaaagtgccaGAGAATAAACCGACAGAAAAACAGATAATGTGCTCTTGATCATGCTACAATAATCTTAAGTATAAAACAGGTTTATCACTTATGCATATACAGTAAAATAGTGCTCTCCCAACAGACAAGAAAGAATGGATAAAAGCCTCACTATAATTAAATGTTATCTAGGACATAGTCTTTCATATCATTAATCAGTTAATCATGCAACTTCTTACATTTGTTTCTTGTACACATTTGACCGAACAAGTGAGAAGCATGTATGAGTACAAAGAAAAAGTTGAAAACGTACGACCTTTTCATTAAAATCTCGTGAACAAATTGGCCTTCtccaattaaactaattaatgATGACATGAGCTTGGACAAAAATCAAAACTTTCATCTATTTTTAATCtcacaaagagagagagaatgcGCAGAAGAAGTCGAGAAGAAGTCCACAAAATCGCACAGAAGAAGGCCAGAAGAAGAAATCTAACCTATAGACGATGGCAACGGTGAGGGTGAGGCGACGACTAGAGATCTCCTACTCTCAGATTTGGGTTCAGTCAAGGTCTATGTTCAGAGTTCTGGATTTCTCTCGAGAAAGAAAAGCCTTATATGGAGTAATTTTGAGATGTTAGTGAGGGTAGAGTAGGAAGAAAAGTTTCATTAAATTTTGGAATAATTTTGAGCATGTCCCAGCCCGTAGTTTTTAGAAAAAAGAAATTCggatgcttcttctttttttctctaatttttgcctTGGCGAAAAAAGTGATTTTTTTTCCACTAAAATCAAATAACACTTTTTtgtcaattttatatttttttttcagaaaaaaaatcagaagttaccccttttttttttttttttagtaaaatcaAACAAGCCCAATGTGTGGCTTGCTAATTGGATGGTGAGCTATGTGGACCATCATACTAGGACTACATTATGGGATTCTTCCATAaaactttcttcttaatttttgaatattttattttttgactccCACAGATGTATCTATactcatattaattaatttatccaaCTTACTGAAAAAAGAATAAAGACCATCAAGTGTTCCCAATTGGAAAGTCATAAAGTATTAGTTCAACCTATTAGATTCTCCATAATTTGTTCCAAACTTAGTGAGGTTAACCTTTACCATATTTGGAaagatttgatatttgaaaaataaatcattttatagcTAGTAGCTAGAGGTGAACAAAAATCATTTGGTGTATACACTAAAGGAGATTGTATGGAGCGATCTTCCTTGTTTGCCATATATCCTATCGCATCCATCTTAAactgaaaatcaaaaaattaaagtgGGGTGAGCTTCTCCTACTAATAGAGTTCGTTCATCCCCtgacttcaaaaaaaattttgaaaatatatgaaGCATCATTCATGAGGTTGTCTGCTCGTATCTCTATCTTTTTTCTCATCAAGCCATCTTTCCTTCTTTAACGATCCATGAGAATGTCCTCCTCCTCAAGTCCTTTCATCCTCCTTCGAATCTTCTTTCTTGTGAAGGCATATGTCTTAAGTACATGTCACATGGTCATGGACTATATATTAGTAAAAACTATATATCTGGAGGTATATATTATATCGTTCTTAGATATGTATCAAACCAGCTTAAAGTATGTATTAGATATCCATCAAGTGTATATCACCTAGACATAAACTGTATGTCGATCTATACAATAacttgaaaattatatatcaatttttttggaTGCATATCAATTTGCATGGAGATATGTATTGGTCACTACTGAGTATGTATCATTTATTAGAAATCCATCAAGTGTACATCCCTTGCATATCTACTATAGAATAGTACATATGATATTTtagaaattatttattaatttgccTAGAtgtatatcaatttatttggatatatgtattggGTCACTATCATGTACGTATCAAAGAagcttaaaatatatatatataatctatttAATGTATATCATCAAGATATCTCTTGTGTATTACTGAGTAtggtattaaaaattatatatcaatttgcttggATATATATTGATTTGCCTTAAGTGTATAATGAATTGTTATTGGGTATCTACCACTAAACATGATGTTttgaaaattacatatcaatttaTCTAGAGGTAGATACGGATCGTTGAATTATTAATTTACTAGATGTGTATCGTCTATCTATATACTATATACTGGTGAACACAGCCCATGGCCACAAAGAGGAAGGGACTATATTTTGAAAGAGGAGAAAGATATTCGGCAAGGAGGAGGAACTCATGAAGGGATGGAGACATAAGAATAGCTAGATGAGAAAAAAGAAAGTAATATGGGTGGAGGACCTCATGGATAGTGCTTCATGTATTTCCTTTTTCCTAAATCGGATGATTGATGAACTCCGTTGGCACGAAAAGTTCTATACTATTTTGACTCTTTAGTTTCTACTTTATGATGGATACAATAGGATACATGCCAATAAAGAAAGACTACTTCATACGATCTATAATACCCCACCCAAAAAGAATTAGGCTTGGTCCATTTGATTTGCCATGAAATAGAATTTAAGCCTAAAAGAAAAAAGTACAAGCACTGCAAGGAAGTGAACTCTCGATGAAaatcatcttcttccttgattccTACTAAGAGTGTGGCACTCCAAGAGATCTCGATGCCAACCATCCTATAAAATTGATCTCCTGACTTTCCTTCAATTCCCCCACCTAAGTTTCGATATCGAGGTTAAAGGATCACTCTCTTGGTTAGGTTTTAAGTGCTGACCATATCCCACTATACTATGTCCATCGGAATCATGGCCACAACCTGGCCGTCGGAGATGAGGTATTGAGCCGATCCATCCCTTGCCTTCCGTTGCTTGGCCTTCTCTCTTTTCTGTTGAACTACCATTCATTGGATTCTATTGAGAACCACCAGATATTTTGTTGAAAATCTCAATCCCCTTTTCTCAATATGCTGGCTTATTTCCTATTTTTTTTGAAGTTGGATGTCACCGATCCTCTTCGGCCATCCCTTTTTGACATCTTACAGTTAGTGTTGGAGGCCTAGCCACCAGAGATTGACAATGAGGCTAGATTTGGTGGCTaagttttatttctttacttttcttctatttttcttccttttaGAGCATCGTCCAACCAACCGCCAGTTCCACCATTTGCCACCAAATCCATTGCTTGCCATTACCAATAGTCAATTCCACCTGCTATTCCTTTGTCCTTTTCTAGAAAGAGGCCATTATCCTTCCCctattttaccaaaaaaagaaaaagaagagagagagagagaagagaaaatgggCCACATATGTCTCTCTCTTCCcccacttttctctcttttttttctctttacattaattttctctctctacgcTATGTAAGATTGTTGGATCGAGCAAGAGCTCCTCTTCATGATCCTGACTCTTGGTAGCCAGGTGGTATGTGGACCTCCACCTTAGCTCTTGTGAAATTGTTAGATTTAATTGTTCTCAATTGTTATTAAGTCAGATAAACTGTAGCTTAGACTTTGATCAGATAAAATTACTTTGATTGGACTGACTTGCACATTGGCATTGTCGCTTGATCAACCTTATTCTCTCTATtagtttctttctctttctctttatcaTTCTCTTTCTAGTACTTAATCTATAAATCTAGTGAAGGGTCTTGAGCCCTATTATTTGAAATCTGAGTTTACCCTAGTAGAGAAGCTTTGAACTATCTTATTGGTCGAGCAACATATCCATACCATTTAAGCTTTTATTAAAGTTAAAGACTGATGAGTTgaatgaaatttattttaaatctgattattgaatatatatatatatacattcaaAAGAATATGATTTACtgaatttatattttcataaaataaattaattatatttttatatttaattatagtatttatatttgaatattatatcttataataatatatgaaatatatatctattaagatatttattacttactggacTATCGAGCATATtgtctcttctttatttttagattcaaaTACTTAGTTGTGGATGTGGATACTACTTTAGAAGTGAGATTAAAAGTAAGATTTAACAATatcaatataattaaatttagatttattattatgTCTTGTAGGATTAttacttgaaatttatttgatgtaagatttttaaatttcatttatcaattagatttattaattaaataaaattaaattttacttatttaaattatttctatTGTGATGCATTTGATATCATGATGGAATGTCTTGAATGCTCATGGAGAGAATTTTTCCTAGATATATGGCAGTTGCCGCGACCCTCAGCTTATGATCTCAAGTTGGGGCTATGATATAGTCATCAAAGAATTTTTGTTTcctgttatcaaaaaaaaaagatttttgttcTCCAAAGGTCACATTTTGAGTGCCGATAATCTTTCCAAAAAATCTTAACATTATCCCCTAGCTTGTGTTCTCTGCCTTTCCAAGGATGAAATTATTTCTCACCTTTTGTTTGTTATCATGTTCTTATTGTTTGCATATTTGGAAATTCTTTGAGGATAGAAACAAATGAAAGTTGTGATCCTTCATTGCTTTTTGAGGTCCTTGTAGATGTAAACAAATTTATAAGAAATTTATAGCTTCTTGGATATATTTCTGGTAGCTACATTTTGGAAATTGTGGAACTCTAGGATATTCAACATATTTGCTAAAGTTTGCCTGTATTAATTTTGGAAATCATATCTATATGGGAGGAGGGCTTTGTTTTGTGATTTAAAAGTTTCCTTCTCGATCTTTATTTTTGGAGCTTCACTTTCATAACTTTCTCTTTAATGGTTTTGTGCATCTTTTGCTTTTGTTCCCTAATTTCATCCTGAAATCTTAATGGGGTTTACTATGTAGAAATTAATCTTTctctaaaaaatataataatgatattttatacATGCTTATATTGTCCTGGGCCATGGAGGTTTGGTTGGGAACACTTCCTctagctcaaaccaaatctaattcttAATCAAGCATCAATTTAAAGGTTTGGCTAAACATGACTTGCCAAAAATTTCAATCCATGCTAGATCAATATCAGACTCGACAAGCTAGGCCTAATTTGTTGGTATCTATTCCAAGCTTCCCAAAAGAATCTATATAAAACAACCTTCACTATGAATGAGGTAAAGGTTGAATAACTAAGTGATCTAGGATGGAATTACCACCTTGATGAAGGTTTGAGAGTTATAGGGGTATTCGATGGAAGGATACCTCTATTATGTAGTTTATTGTCTGTGAgccttttatatataaaaaagaaaAGTATGGACCAGATGTCGACACCTTTTAAACTATTTTACTATTCCAGTAATAAAAATCTTTTACGAAGGACGACTACCACTAGAAAATTGGAATCCCTACTGTTGTTGTAGATTTCTAGCTTGGGTTGATTGGCTGGAGTTGGACAATGAGCAGCAAGGCAATGGCAATTGAACCTGCAAAACAAGTTTCTAGCTGGGGTTGGCTTCGATGGGGATCCTCTGATGATCAAGTTAGATACTCGTAGAATAGATGAGAAGgagcatatgagagagaaattacATATCTTGGGGTCTCCTgattatctctatttatagagcgAGGTAAGAACTATAAGAGAAAAGAGTTGTGGGAGGTTATCTCGACTTCTTCGGATGCATCATTCTAAAATTTCTGACCTGATTTTTCAGAATTTGGTGATTGTGATTGCCTTATCTGGCTCATGGCCATCTGTTCCCAACAGTCACGTAGTTTGAAGGTATATATGGGATCTCCTAATCAACCCTTTCAAATTTTTCAATCAAAGTAGAGGTCGGCTGAAGCATGGTGGTTAAAGGAGATAGGGGTCAATGGTCGATGCACAGATCGTTGGCCGATGCACAGATCGTTGGCCGATGCATGGGTCAGCGATCGACCCTTAGGTCGATTGCAATCAAGGTTAGTCAGTGTCTTCGATTCAAGCACTAAAAATTTTCTATCCATAATGTATGCCCTCTACTCTCAAGTCTGAGTCAGAATAGGATCGAACAAAGGGAGTATAATAAATCACATCTACCAAAGACATGTATCACTGACCTAGTCCTTTGGTTAGAATGACACGTCTATGCCATTTGGCCAAGTACAAATGTCGCATCATTAAGACTAATCAAGAGCAATCATTAAAGGGGTGCCAGATTCAAAAAAGCACCCTGCACACCACTTGAGACATGTGCATAAATGTGCCCTCTAGAGATATGATTTCGGTCCATCAAGTAATGCCACATGGTGGCCATCCGACGATCTCAAATGAATCAATATAGGATCAGGGCTGTTTAAAGTTTTTATAAATAAGGACACCATTTTCTTTCTCCATTCCTTTCTTTTATATTGCTTCCTCTTTCATGGCTTCCTTCTTCTCTGTGATGGCGGTGCTCCTCCAGAAAGATCCAAAGTCCCATTAGCAATCCTCTGGCTGTCTCTTCGATAGAATAATTTTCTGATGAGTAGGTTGATTTTTGGAGCTCCTCTCCAGCTATCTTCCAGCTGGTCCTTGCTTCTCTTTCGTGCATCTGCTCATTGCTCTTTTGTTTTCGCCTTTCTTCCCTTGCTTCCTTCTCAAGGATGGTTTTGTCTTTTAATATTAGAATGGGAGGATCGAAAACATGGTGGGAGATCGATCTCCTGATCCTTCTTTGGGAGGTGACCCCAGGAAGTCGGAAGCTAGGCATGGGGTTGAGAATTTTGTGCCCATATAGCACCACTCGATATTGGATCCGGACGGCCTTAGTTTGCTTCAGACCTAGTTTGGGATTCCCTCTAAATATGTGTTGGAACTCTCATATCCGAGTAGTCAGGTTTGCAACCCTCCCCCAAGTCGGCTTGCTCTATATGAGAAATCATTAAGACTGGACTTGGATTTTCTCTCTACCCTTTTATTATCTATTTCTTCAAGTTTTTTGACATGGCCTTAAGTTTCATAGTTTGGAACTCTTGGTGCTTCATCTTCGGCCTTCTAGTTACTTACTTTTTGGCTGAAATTCAGCTATCTATATCTCTTTCCTAAGCCTTCTTTACCTTCAAGAGGTATCCTTACACCAATAATTgatggtgttggtgcaaaaatccgcctgcgtcggagaagctggagtcgagggagtcgcggtcgccgccaggacctgcaaaagaagtctaaaccgaaggtggggttgctccggcaagaccctccgacgctcaagttagttctctgcctcaacaagaatggagtgctcgaacgaaaattttagcagagtttctaggtaagaaatgagagcttaaaaaataacgtatctgggatcccccttttataggtggagggggtaacggattgatgacgacgtttgtaaccgcttgTCAGTGCACCATTCAGAGCCAGGAGGGGTCTGTTACGAGGAGTAGTGGAGCGAGATCGCGgacattactatggcctgccacgtggagcctgttgtgggtagtggagtggcgtccattgtcgccacttgccagagggtggagagactgcgcggtatccatcgtaggaagtggagtagagtcgtggcggttactgcagcctgccagggagtgatggagctgcacgaaatccaccgcaggaggtggagcaggggcgtggccgttactgcggcctgccagggagtgatggagccgcgcagaatccaccgcaggaggtggagcaggggagtggccgttactgcagcctgtcaggatGTCCAGGCATGTTGGCCGAGGTTCGATTGAGGTGTCTTGCAGAGAAAGGTGACTAGCTGcccatttgagaggagctcggatgctgtaAATCCCGTTGAGTGCCTTGGGCGTCAAGGTGGCAAGCGAGGACCACTggc from Elaeis guineensis isolate ETL-2024a chromosome 4, EG11, whole genome shotgun sequence includes these protein-coding regions:
- the LOC105042617 gene encoding uncharacterized protein translates to MAMSQIRQSQSPNSEKSEVGWHEENGTITALDEWWHDKIMMNKDFAKFRGKPLQNYGLMEKLFSDILATGVYTYTPNFSHVHQSMDPNTQEEDVQAESSISNSNFERLVTAFETSLGTSRIEKSRNEIKEAISHLKELPGLDIEGSMVIFEARKMIMEDDENYVEDDIYEDDENDLEDDINKEDDEIENMYEDIQNNHRKLMLAEAYHCIGVIDGIHINVVLSADKRKLFYGCEGYTTQNVMAACDFNLCFTYCIGGWEGFAHDTHVFLDTIRDESKNFKRPSMMRVRISNTQIIRI